From the Brachybacterium sillae genome, the window GAGGCGTCCGTCGGCGGCGCAGTCGAGCCGTCGTCCCCGGCCGGGGGTATCCTCGGCCCTCGGCCGCTCGGTGATCCCTCCACTCGCGCCAGGAGCGCCGCCGGACCGGTCACATCCACGCGCACCGCTGTGCGCAGATCTGCCCGCCCGCACCCCGTTCCGGGCAGGCCTGAGCACCGCAACGTCGATCGCCCGGAATGATGGACGCCCGGGGACCTCCCGTCCAGGCGGATGTCGGACCCGCCGAGTAGCGTTGTCCCCGACACGATGGAGTGCTGCGCGGCCGCTCGCGCAGGGAGGAGGACCCGATGACGGATCCTGCACGGGGGACCGGTGATGCTCCGGCGACCGATGCCGCGGCGACCGCCCCCCAGGCTCGGGGTGCGTCGGACGACCGGGCTGATCGCGCCCAGGACGCGGTGCCCGTCTACTTCCTGTCGGACTCCACCGGCATCAGTGCCGAGACCATGGGCAACGCCCTGCTGCTGCAGTTCCCCGACATCGCCTTCGAACGGCACCTGATCCCGTTCATCACCACCCTCGAGGAGGCCCGCCGGGTCGTCACCCTGCTGGACCGCGCCATGGACGGGCCGGTGCAGCCGGTGGTGTTCATGACCGCCGTCGACGAGTCCGTGCGCACGCTGCTGCAGACCTCCCGGGCCCCGATCATCGACTTCGTCGGCTCCCACCTGCAGCAGATGGAACAGCAGCTGGGCCGCGCCGGCGACCACGCCCCCGCCCGTCTGCACGGCGTCGGCAACTCCCGCCGCTACAACCAGCGCATGGCCGCGGTCGAGTTCGCCATCGAACACGACGACGGCCAGTCCCTGCGCGCCCTGGAGAAGGCCGACATCATCCTCATCGCCCCGTCCCGCTGCGGTAAGACGCCGACCAGCATGTACCTGGCGCTGCAGCACGGCGTGTTCGTCGCGAACTATCCCCTGGTCGATGAGGACTTCGACAGCCCCGACCTGCCCCGCCCGCTGCGCGGCATGGAGAAGCGCTGCTTCGGTCTGCTCACCTCCCCGCAGCGCCTCAGCGAGGTGCGCAACGAGCGCCGTCCCGGGTCGCGCTACGCGTCGCTGCAGCAGACCACGTGGGAGCTGAACCGGGCACGGGCGCTGTACCAGGCGCACAACGTCCCCTTCGTCGACTCCTCCAGCAAGTCGGTGGAGGAGATGGCCACGATCATCCTGCAGGCCATGCCCCTGCCGCCGCGCTGAACGCGGCACCCCAGACCTCTCGCCCGTCACTCCCTCATCTCGGCCCCGCGCCGAACCGCTTCCGGAAGGACCCGTCATGACCGACAACATCCGCTGGTACTCCGAGCTCGGCATGTCCGACCTCGAGCAGGTGGGCGGCAAGAACGCCTCCCTCGGTGAGCTCATCGGCAACCTCGCGCAGCTCGGCGTGAGCGTGCCCGACGGCTTCGCCACCACCGCCGACGCCTACCGCCGCTTCCTCGGGGATACGGGCCTCGCGGAGCGCATCGACGAGCGCCTGCGCGACCTCGACACCGACGACACCGTCGCGCTCGCCGCCGCCGGCAAGGAGATCCGCGACCTCGTCGTCGGCCAGCCGTTCCCGGCCGACCTCGAACAGGACATCCGCGCCGCCTACGAGCAGCTCGCCGCCGGGTCCGGCGAGGAGGCCTCCTTCGCGGTGCGCTCCTCCGCCACCGCCGAGGACCTGCCCGACGCCTCCTTCGCCGGCCAGCAGGAGACCTTCCTCAACGTGCGCGGCATCGACGCCGTGCTGCACGCCGTGCGTGAGGTCTTCGCCTCCCTCTACAACGACCGCGCGATCGCCTACCGCGTCCACCACTCCTTCGACCACGGCGCCGTGGCGCTGTCAGCCGGGGTGCAGAAGATGGTGCGCTCCGACATCGGCGCCTCCGGCGTCATGTTCACCGTCGACACCGAATCCGGGTTCGACAAGGCCGTGTTCATCACCAGCGCCTACGGCCTCGGTGAGGGCGTGGTGCAGGGCGCCGTGAACCCCGACGAGTTCTACGTCTACAAGCCCGCCCTGGAAGAGGGCCGCCCCTCGATCCTGCGCCGCTCCGTCGGCGCCAAGGCCACCAAGATGGTCTACACCGAGGACCGCACCGTCGGCCGCACCACCGAGTTCGTCGACGTCGACCCCGCCGAGCAGGTGAAGCTGTCGATCACCGACGAGCAGGTCGAGGCCCTCGCCCGCCAGGCCCTCACCATCGAGAAGCACTACGGCCGCCCGATGGACATCGAGTGGGGCCTCGACGGCGCCGACGGCCAGGTGTACATCCTCCAGGCCCGCCCGGAGACCGTGCAGTCCCGCCGCGGCGGCGCCGTGGAGAAGTTCCGCCTGGAGGAGA encodes:
- a CDS encoding pyruvate, water dikinase regulatory protein, whose translation is MTDPARGTGDAPATDAAATAPQARGASDDRADRAQDAVPVYFLSDSTGISAETMGNALLLQFPDIAFERHLIPFITTLEEARRVVTLLDRAMDGPVQPVVFMTAVDESVRTLLQTSRAPIIDFVGSHLQQMEQQLGRAGDHAPARLHGVGNSRRYNQRMAAVEFAIEHDDGQSLRALEKADIILIAPSRCGKTPTSMYLALQHGVFVANYPLVDEDFDSPDLPRPLRGMEKRCFGLLTSPQRLSEVRNERRPGSRYASLQQTTWELNRARALYQAHNVPFVDSSSKSVEEMATIILQAMPLPPR